In Vibrio crassostreae, the following are encoded in one genomic region:
- a CDS encoding beta-prism lectin domain-containing protein, translating into MVIERIFFLGTKTFHGLLGIFFLVFSTISSAFQPSNESFSHYEFGRTDAKYAVNIEMSKLNELSIRHGAAIDGFVYTYESDESIYRIGGESGVISPLDTAGLIKMSIYSGHFYWGSAEKPTIVKIEFHYQNGEVNSFGSTDYAFTTTKYEHEIQQDLISISFWSDGWLIDGLRFNYPRLESAPPSGDFSENFPQLKIKRALSQAGEGFLYAVMPTSKRIGLLTYDGTTTIDVPTHELNYEHLTILECGSSDDFVTRPAVQNHENVLGFTGYESIDDSCHVAKNNEFKWFAGNSSELNSWYSDSLQGKPQCYSIDGERCITPLDYTQQNEITNPFILQEMGANTNLIAEYLSNINQLILKFDGNLQGTGTLASLVLPEASEQTITYSVSNHSASYLQVESNGEAQLIPPGARAGDTYTHHSPIEQGKRVIVDVSLTESPVTVYLPNGSVHRLSTGDRKIWTFLGGEWFEEGRNINDYPDIVRRAQPVTCHQTLTDIPGHWCAKAASLGQTFRHQTVQANIDATLSNMETLFTTMEAYEAQRIKDIYLPRIAPLQERVDRKEREKKDECGWSWIWWMAIACSVTSDEYDDLRDALDELQQEYEALLESSREKVQLARGSRWHKLHETWANNDGTHFAGLLLEESKTLDDLKTLKAGYDKSAQQAKTDYQAAMTKYLNEASPDHILLKTLEALPLVGPEIKHIVDYARHPSAKNLRSMLLGLAGPVGEAVEGVVELTTEPGALNQKEIKFLTDVLTDLSNDSTIGEGLQDVVSDAINDLGDEVIESIRQAGLWRDKSGEVNLIQSDYENLVAWRSQAQRINYDFWQGDSEQEVNVQQKFTPQNSNYTSFLAHPTVFDASSLTEIEYASGGSLFATKLATIFNHSFGTGYEEVAKSNPDYTSWTREQVTNELYKVIADPAYYQQRQPYWVDSTAIGKRPAGLVFTEQHAMIVINSDLVSRNSADFYKFYFEELGHLVNWWRCKIFEVNVSHCESPGDAGARFRDAVMIDPSLHTATLPSLLADLPQHPNVDKQTIQFSDNSFATLEGWPDYYTVNEHISGDGKFSWLLRLGLDVTSQDLRGLVDVFELEVIINAPSPALKGNPWKKSANGYCKTDTDTDCNMPTMWMSIAFRDALKVVSGSMPQFKDAKASQAGFDLLPMLVRKHGGKLPFQLTSVNSTDWRYMGSHDIYYKKFTGSLVARLNLWKTQKLMRGKTPGTTFKPELSLKAAPASGSYVVEIATKDKDDFAAWLAGDIVSAVAGCAVGFVVGVIAERDPVTLCHAMSDLTEAVETAFQGLDKRPTMFFEADGNITLPVSLEYRYATSGDKLRRRTATEAPSGRVQYSADGRAHYLVGEAPGSIPEEDISHNRVSITTNPQISSFRTKAGKAFSKLGAKSINPVGVFRFRVGFDYAEKVIQKGAYALPSAVIED; encoded by the coding sequence ATGGTTATTGAACGTATATTTTTCTTAGGAACAAAGACGTTTCACGGACTACTGGGTATATTTTTTTTGGTATTCAGCACTATTTCATCAGCGTTTCAGCCTTCGAACGAAAGTTTTTCCCATTATGAATTTGGCAGAACTGATGCCAAATACGCTGTCAATATTGAGATGAGCAAGCTCAATGAGTTGTCAATTCGCCACGGAGCCGCGATCGACGGATTTGTTTACACCTATGAATCTGACGAAAGCATCTACCGGATCGGTGGTGAGAGTGGCGTCATTTCGCCGTTAGACACAGCTGGTTTAATTAAGATGAGCATATATAGTGGCCATTTTTACTGGGGAAGTGCTGAAAAGCCGACGATAGTAAAAATCGAATTTCACTATCAAAACGGGGAGGTGAATTCCTTTGGCAGTACCGATTATGCCTTCACCACTACCAAATATGAACACGAGATCCAGCAAGATTTAATCAGCATATCATTCTGGTCTGATGGCTGGCTTATTGATGGCCTCAGATTTAATTACCCCCGGTTAGAAAGTGCCCCTCCAAGTGGTGATTTTTCTGAAAATTTTCCTCAGTTAAAAATAAAAAGAGCACTCAGTCAGGCTGGCGAGGGTTTTCTGTATGCAGTTATGCCGACTTCAAAACGGATTGGTTTATTAACCTACGACGGGACAACAACCATTGATGTGCCAACCCACGAGCTAAATTACGAGCATCTGACCATTCTTGAGTGTGGGAGTAGCGACGATTTTGTTACCCGCCCAGCAGTGCAGAACCATGAAAACGTATTAGGTTTTACTGGCTATGAAAGCATCGACGACTCATGCCATGTGGCCAAAAACAACGAGTTTAAATGGTTTGCGGGTAATTCATCGGAGCTCAATTCTTGGTATTCGGACAGCTTGCAAGGGAAGCCCCAATGTTATTCTATTGATGGAGAACGCTGTATCACTCCGCTTGATTACACCCAGCAGAATGAGATTACTAATCCTTTCATCTTGCAAGAGATGGGGGCCAATACTAATCTGATTGCGGAATATCTTAGCAACATTAATCAATTAATTCTTAAATTCGATGGGAACCTTCAAGGGACAGGAACCTTGGCGAGTCTAGTGCTGCCCGAAGCCTCGGAACAGACGATTACCTATTCCGTCTCAAACCATTCAGCTTCTTATTTACAAGTAGAATCTAACGGAGAAGCACAACTCATCCCACCTGGTGCAAGGGCGGGTGATACTTACACACATCATTCACCTATCGAGCAAGGCAAGCGTGTCATAGTGGATGTGAGCTTGACGGAGTCACCAGTGACCGTCTATTTACCCAACGGGTCAGTCCATCGACTTTCGACTGGCGATAGGAAAATTTGGACTTTCCTTGGCGGCGAGTGGTTTGAGGAAGGACGCAATATTAATGACTATCCGGACATTGTCCGTCGTGCTCAGCCCGTCACTTGCCATCAGACCTTAACCGATATACCCGGGCATTGGTGTGCCAAAGCGGCCTCACTGGGACAAACATTCCGCCACCAGACGGTGCAAGCCAACATCGACGCTACATTGAGCAACATGGAGACCCTTTTCACGACGATGGAAGCCTATGAAGCACAAAGGATTAAAGACATTTACCTACCGCGCATCGCGCCCTTACAAGAACGTGTCGACAGGAAAGAACGTGAAAAGAAGGATGAATGCGGGTGGTCGTGGATATGGTGGATGGCGATAGCATGCAGCGTCACTTCCGATGAGTATGATGATTTACGAGATGCACTCGACGAGCTCCAACAAGAGTATGAAGCGCTTTTAGAATCCTCCCGGGAAAAAGTGCAACTGGCGCGTGGGAGTCGTTGGCATAAATTGCATGAAACTTGGGCAAATAATGATGGAACCCATTTTGCGGGTCTACTCTTGGAAGAAAGTAAGACCTTAGATGACCTTAAAACACTTAAAGCGGGCTACGATAAAAGCGCGCAACAAGCCAAAACGGATTATCAGGCTGCAATGACGAAGTACCTTAATGAAGCCAGCCCGGATCATATTCTGTTGAAGACGCTTGAAGCTCTGCCACTGGTTGGTCCGGAAATCAAACACATTGTCGATTATGCTCGCCACCCATCCGCGAAAAATCTCAGAAGCATGTTATTGGGGTTAGCGGGTCCGGTGGGAGAAGCAGTTGAAGGGGTGGTCGAGCTTACCACTGAACCAGGGGCGTTAAACCAAAAGGAAATAAAGTTTCTGACTGACGTGCTGACTGATTTAAGCAACGACTCGACCATTGGCGAAGGCTTACAAGACGTTGTCTCCGATGCCATCAATGATTTAGGCGATGAGGTGATTGAGAGCATTCGTCAAGCGGGCCTGTGGCGAGATAAATCGGGTGAAGTAAACCTTATCCAGTCTGACTATGAAAACCTGGTGGCTTGGCGTTCCCAAGCTCAACGTATCAACTATGACTTCTGGCAAGGCGACAGTGAGCAGGAAGTCAATGTCCAGCAAAAGTTTACGCCTCAGAATAGCAACTACACCTCGTTTTTGGCCCACCCGACGGTCTTTGATGCCAGTTCTTTGACTGAGATTGAGTATGCGAGTGGCGGCAGCCTCTTCGCCACAAAACTGGCGACCATTTTCAATCATTCCTTTGGAACAGGATATGAAGAAGTGGCTAAATCCAACCCTGATTATACATCATGGACACGCGAGCAGGTCACCAATGAACTGTATAAAGTCATTGCCGACCCAGCGTACTATCAGCAGCGCCAACCCTATTGGGTGGATTCTACAGCCATAGGCAAGCGTCCCGCCGGTCTGGTCTTTACCGAGCAACACGCGATGATCGTTATTAACTCTGATCTGGTGTCACGCAACAGTGCGGATTTCTATAAATTCTATTTCGAAGAATTGGGTCATCTAGTCAATTGGTGGCGGTGTAAAATTTTTGAGGTCAACGTCAGTCATTGTGAGTCACCGGGAGATGCTGGCGCACGTTTCAGGGATGCGGTTATGATTGACCCATCGCTTCATACCGCTACGTTACCATCCTTGCTGGCTGACTTACCTCAGCATCCGAATGTCGACAAACAGACAATACAATTTTCTGACAACAGCTTTGCGACACTGGAAGGCTGGCCGGACTACTACACCGTCAATGAGCACATTAGTGGTGATGGCAAATTTTCCTGGCTATTGCGCTTAGGTCTGGATGTGACTAGTCAGGATCTCAGGGGGTTGGTTGACGTGTTTGAGCTGGAAGTGATTATCAATGCCCCAAGCCCGGCGCTGAAAGGCAATCCATGGAAAAAATCGGCTAATGGCTACTGCAAAACCGATACAGACACGGACTGTAATATGCCGACGATGTGGATGTCGATTGCTTTCCGAGATGCATTGAAGGTGGTCAGTGGGAGTATGCCACAGTTTAAAGACGCGAAGGCATCACAAGCTGGCTTTGATCTGCTGCCAATGCTGGTGAGAAAGCATGGTGGTAAGCTGCCATTTCAGCTCACGTCGGTCAACAGTACCGACTGGCGCTACATGGGCTCACACGATATCTATTACAAAAAATTCACCGGCAGCCTGGTAGCAAGACTGAATTTGTGGAAAACGCAAAAACTGATGAGAGGTAAGACGCCGGGCACTACTTTCAAACCGGAGCTATCATTAAAAGCGGCGCCCGCCTCTGGGAGTTATGTGGTTGAAATTGCGACCAAGGATAAGGACGATTTTGCGGCTTGGTTGGCCGGCGATATCGTCTCTGCAGTGGCTGGATGCGCTGTAGGTTTTGTGGTGGGAGTGATAGCCGAAAGAGACCCAGTGACGCTGTGTCATGCTATGTCAGATCTCACCGAAGCGGTAGAGACGGCTTTTCAGGGATTGGACAAGCGCCCAACCATGTTCTTCGAAGCCGACGGTAATATCACCTTACCAGTATCGCTCGAATATCGATACGCGACAAGCGGTGATAAGCTCCGCAGGAGAACCGCGACAGAGGCTCCTTCAGGGCGAGTCCAATACAGCGCAGATGGGCGAGCCCACTACTTGGTGGGAGAGGCCCCCGGTTCTATCCCAGAGGAAGACATCAGTCACAATCGGGTCAGTATCACTACCAATCCGCAGATTTCTTCTTTTCGAACCAAAGCTGGGAAAGCTTTCTCTAAACTGGGAGCCAAGTCGATTAACCCAGTTGGGGTTTTTCGATTTAGGGTTGGCTTTGATTATGCTGAAAAGGTGATACAGAAAGGAGCGTACGCTTTGCCGTCTGCCGTGATAGAAGACTAA
- a CDS encoding EAL domain-containing protein, giving the protein MLLALLFSLLASLATSLYQVHNEIKHDVDYLDQIVSVAIKYGLEKPILSEASVASGECSTDTIEQLEKLYVSHLLMSIPIVNLDKQKPYTYCSPFGVEQFEQRNFKNLLSTQLKGEMWRLAIYSLSTTPKHPPYLYGSNGQYGFLFPLRTEYLFLENDLDHQRSIRLSLPKENYTILEIGSLPNADRLYSNSVASNYLPLTFESSVSASRVLSKFKQNLWPVTTLLFMISLTILWLCVSYWHAKKEIALQKAVRDAQFFPYYQPIVDAQTGKMLGVEALLRWLPSDGRVIEPSKFIHYLEQSGDIIPTTENLITTIYRDLSSLMSQNAEFYCSVNITPLHLQNDDFYHYLKRFQHDYSKLTLELTERQPIENLAFASQRLALLKTLGLKISLDDAGTGYGGNSYLHYFDIDTIKIDKMFTRSIDEGKSAVLDGYIKMAKQLEMNLVAEGVENKLEANGLLLRGVFQHQGYYYAKPMSIEDLHRWALDYGYTHERVSEALS; this is encoded by the coding sequence ATGTTATTGGCCCTGTTGTTTAGCTTATTGGCTTCATTAGCAACCAGTCTTTATCAAGTTCATAATGAAATTAAGCATGACGTCGACTACCTCGATCAAATCGTTTCTGTTGCGATTAAATATGGGCTTGAAAAACCCATTCTTTCTGAAGCCAGCGTCGCTAGCGGTGAATGCTCCACTGACACTATAGAGCAGTTAGAGAAGCTTTATGTGTCGCATCTACTTATGTCGATACCCATCGTTAATCTTGATAAGCAGAAACCTTATACCTATTGCTCTCCTTTCGGCGTTGAGCAATTTGAACAACGTAATTTTAAGAACTTACTCAGTACACAATTAAAAGGGGAAATGTGGCGTTTAGCGATTTATTCTCTCTCCACAACCCCAAAACATCCCCCCTATTTATACGGTTCGAATGGACAATATGGCTTCCTCTTTCCATTACGCACGGAATACCTTTTTCTTGAAAATGATTTAGACCATCAACGCTCTATTCGTTTATCTTTACCAAAAGAAAATTACACTATCCTTGAAATAGGCAGTTTGCCCAATGCTGATCGCCTGTACTCGAACTCAGTTGCTTCAAACTATCTTCCTCTTACCTTTGAATCCTCCGTCTCTGCCTCACGAGTGCTTTCGAAGTTTAAGCAAAACTTGTGGCCGGTCACCACTTTACTCTTTATGATTTCACTCACCATTCTTTGGTTATGTGTTTCCTATTGGCACGCAAAAAAAGAAATTGCTCTTCAAAAAGCGGTTCGAGACGCCCAGTTTTTCCCCTATTATCAACCCATTGTAGACGCACAAACAGGTAAAATGCTCGGTGTCGAAGCTTTACTCCGATGGCTTCCCTCTGATGGCCGCGTCATAGAACCAAGCAAGTTCATCCATTATCTAGAGCAAAGTGGGGATATCATTCCAACAACAGAAAATCTCATTACAACCATTTACCGCGACTTATCGTCTTTGATGAGTCAAAACGCTGAGTTTTATTGCAGTGTCAACATCACTCCTCTGCACCTACAAAATGACGATTTTTACCACTATTTAAAGCGGTTTCAGCACGACTACTCAAAACTGACGCTTGAATTGACAGAACGCCAACCGATTGAAAATTTGGCGTTTGCCAGTCAGCGCCTCGCCTTACTCAAAACATTAGGACTTAAAATAAGCCTTGATGATGCAGGTACCGGTTATGGCGGAAACTCCTATTTGCATTATTTCGATATTGACACTATCAAAATAGACAAAATGTTTACACGCTCCATTGATGAAGGAAAATCCGCTGTTCTCGATGGGTATATTAAAATGGCTAAGCAGTTAGAAATGAATCTAGTAGCGGAAGGGGTTGAAAATAAGCTTGAAGCTAACGGGCTTTTATTAAGAGGCGTCTTTCAACATCAAGGTTACTATTACGCTAAACCTATGTCGATTGAAGATCTCCATCGCTGGGCTTTAGATTATGGTTATACTCACGAGCGGGTTAGTGAGGCGCTCAGCTAA
- a CDS encoding DUF2913 family protein, producing the protein MSKYPSHQLLKSTFENALLHLYFKVSSSRGFVNEKQRNKIIIDFFKTRIKQDRYQPIKKKLKTVCLMKDKFGSIEKHLERILTQKSTIDRKSDIDNLYLLLELFEKVGLDTKLVEETPIQEVDVVYLDRRHIDNCFDNDNRLIAPISLFIHTNELNKFTQCLTEQFYFKFEQHHMNQELGSYHYQLHPI; encoded by the coding sequence ATGTCAAAATATCCATCTCATCAACTGCTTAAATCGACTTTCGAGAACGCTCTTCTTCACCTTTACTTCAAAGTGAGCAGTTCTCGTGGCTTTGTTAATGAAAAACAACGAAATAAAATCATTATTGATTTCTTTAAGACAAGAATTAAACAAGATCGATATCAGCCTATCAAGAAAAAGCTTAAAACGGTCTGTCTTATGAAGGATAAATTTGGCTCAATCGAAAAGCACTTAGAAAGGATTTTAACTCAAAAATCAACGATAGATAGAAAAAGCGATATTGATAATCTTTATTTATTATTAGAGCTTTTTGAGAAGGTAGGTTTAGATACAAAACTTGTCGAAGAGACTCCCATCCAAGAAGTAGATGTGGTTTATCTCGATAGAAGACACATTGATAACTGCTTTGATAATGATAATCGCCTAATAGCGCCAATCTCCTTGTTCATACATACAAACGAGCTCAATAAGTTTACTCAATGCTTAACAGAGCAATTTTACTTCAAATTTGAGCAACATCACATGAATCAAGAGTTAGGAAGCTATCACTACCAACTTCATCCAATTTAG
- a CDS encoding ABC transporter substrate-binding protein — protein sequence MKEYLLKVKALFWATLVLGDMASASAALQFKDVLGRDISLEKPAEKIFLGFYFEDYLAIAGPDAYKKVAIFPRHSWKDYRQSQWITYKKIIPELETIIDSGSLYTGTFDFEKLLLTKPDVALLAAWQYQSLGEKVEILEKNGIRVVVVDFNAQTLEKHVISTRVIGRVMGTEGRASSIATEYENTVNMVKQRVTRHLENHAARRVYVEAGTGGPNEYGKSYSTTMWGNLLTMAGADNIAHGMFEGSAHLTPEYILSQDPEVIFISGAHWAKNNDSALLGFNSTMEEAQTRYRPYLNRAGWNQLTAVKNGDVYGIYHSGTRTIYDHVFLLYLAKSIYPEAFKDIEPKKLHQEFFRNYMPQALKGTFMIKVGVTHE from the coding sequence ATGAAAGAATACCTTTTAAAAGTAAAAGCACTTTTTTGGGCAACTTTGGTTTTGGGTGACATGGCCTCTGCTTCTGCAGCTCTTCAGTTCAAAGACGTGCTCGGTAGAGACATCTCTTTAGAAAAGCCGGCAGAAAAAATTTTCCTAGGTTTTTATTTTGAGGATTACCTAGCGATCGCTGGACCAGATGCTTACAAAAAAGTGGCTATTTTCCCAAGACACTCTTGGAAAGATTACCGTCAATCTCAATGGATCACCTATAAAAAAATCATTCCTGAGTTAGAAACGATTATTGATTCAGGTTCTCTTTATACAGGTACTTTTGATTTCGAAAAACTCTTGTTAACTAAACCTGATGTTGCACTTCTTGCGGCGTGGCAATATCAATCCCTTGGTGAAAAAGTTGAAATACTTGAAAAGAATGGTATCAGAGTTGTCGTTGTAGACTTCAATGCTCAAACGCTTGAAAAACACGTCATTAGCACACGTGTTATAGGCAGAGTAATGGGGACAGAAGGACGCGCTTCATCGATTGCAACGGAATACGAAAACACAGTAAACATGGTTAAACAACGTGTTACGAGGCATCTGGAAAACCACGCAGCACGCCGTGTGTATGTGGAAGCAGGTACAGGTGGACCAAATGAATACGGTAAATCTTACTCGACGACAATGTGGGGCAACCTTTTGACAATGGCGGGGGCCGATAACATTGCCCATGGAATGTTTGAAGGCTCTGCCCACCTAACGCCTGAATATATCTTGAGTCAAGATCCAGAGGTGATCTTTATATCCGGTGCTCACTGGGCTAAAAATAACGACAGCGCCCTGCTTGGTTTCAATAGCACAATGGAAGAAGCGCAAACTAGATACCGCCCCTACCTAAATCGAGCTGGCTGGAATCAACTGACGGCAGTTAAAAATGGTGACGTCTACGGTATATACCACTCGGGAACACGTACTATTTACGACCACGTTTTTTTGTTGTATCTAGCAAAGTCTATTTACCCAGAAGCATTTAAAGATATTGAACCTAAGAAATTGCACCAAGAATTTTTTCGGAACTACATGCCGCAAGCACTCAAAGGCACTTTCATGATTAAGGTGGGCGTAACTCATGAATGA
- a CDS encoding FecCD family ABC transporter permease has translation MNESIKASSDLNHSSGAIYQRMQKQRIKILLGAFLATSFSALFDLGIGSSWLGIEQVVEALLGGPSGDSLSTLIVWQLRLPITLTCLMVGASLGLAGGLMQTLLANPLASPYTLGISAAAGFGAAIAFLTGFSVFGLHWLGVPFAAFLTSGLASMAIYIIGRSRHMDAKILILAGIVVLFFFQALQSLIQYLASPEVLQQIVFWLFGSLLKASWLSFFVSGAVFLFGLVFALSKVWALTALTLGEERALALGVKTSKLRLQMFLLCSLLTAGAVSFVGTIGFIGLVAPHLARMLIGEDQRFYLPLAALMGALLLCISSLVAKLIVPGTIIPIGIVTSLVGVPILLYFLISRRFI, from the coding sequence ATGAATGAAAGCATTAAAGCATCGTCTGACCTGAATCATTCCAGCGGCGCTATTTATCAAAGAATGCAGAAGCAAAGGATTAAGATTTTGCTAGGCGCTTTTCTGGCAACGAGTTTTTCCGCTTTATTCGATCTTGGTATTGGCTCATCGTGGCTAGGCATTGAACAAGTTGTTGAAGCCCTCCTAGGTGGTCCCTCTGGTGACAGCTTATCAACACTTATTGTCTGGCAACTTCGGTTACCCATCACTCTCACCTGTCTTATGGTTGGCGCCTCACTCGGCCTCGCTGGCGGTCTGATGCAAACCCTCTTAGCCAACCCACTTGCCAGTCCGTATACCCTTGGTATCTCTGCTGCTGCTGGATTTGGTGCAGCCATAGCTTTTTTAACCGGTTTTTCAGTATTTGGTTTGCATTGGTTAGGCGTGCCGTTTGCCGCTTTCTTGACATCTGGATTAGCGAGTATGGCGATCTACATAATTGGTCGCAGCCGACATATGGACGCAAAAATCCTGATTTTGGCAGGTATTGTCGTTCTCTTCTTTTTCCAGGCTTTACAGTCATTAATTCAATATTTGGCATCACCAGAAGTGCTGCAGCAAATTGTTTTTTGGTTATTTGGCAGTCTCCTGAAGGCGAGTTGGTTGTCCTTCTTTGTTTCAGGAGCCGTTTTCCTGTTCGGTTTGGTCTTTGCGTTATCTAAGGTATGGGCACTCACCGCCCTCACTTTAGGCGAAGAGCGTGCACTCGCCTTGGGAGTAAAGACCAGCAAGTTAAGACTACAGATGTTTTTACTGTGTTCCTTATTAACTGCAGGAGCAGTGTCGTTTGTCGGAACCATTGGTTTCATTGGTTTGGTTGCCCCTCACCTAGCAAGAATGCTAATAGGCGAAGATCAGCGTTTCTACTTACCTTTGGCGGCATTAATGGGAGCGTTGCTTTTATGTATCTCGTCTCTTGTTGCTAAGTTGATTGTCCCAGGCACTATCATACCAATTGGTATCGTCACCTCCTTAGTCGGTGTACCGATCCTTCTTTATTTTCTGATAAGCAGGAGGTTTATCTAA
- a CDS encoding ABC transporter ATP-binding protein: protein MTSLSIENLAVPIGRKLVLKKVDAHFLGGEFAAILGPNGAGKTTLLKAILGIIPSDGKINSSGEDGLSLPLQSFSYLCQLNKSPCQLTVIEFVLLGLVHQLSWNITFEQEQKADAILNYLGLRNLAPRQFSQLSGGQQQLVSLAQALVAEPKVLLLDEPTSALDLKHQVQILDLVRQYTRAKNIITIAVLHDLSLAARYCDHLLLMNDGEVQYCGKPKDVLDSERLGQIYQIHVDVGCCVHGHTHVTPVRALETD from the coding sequence ATGACGTCACTTTCAATAGAAAATCTTGCCGTCCCAATTGGAAGAAAACTCGTTTTAAAGAAGGTAGATGCCCACTTTTTGGGTGGCGAATTTGCCGCCATTTTAGGGCCCAATGGCGCAGGAAAAACGACATTACTCAAAGCTATCCTGGGCATCATTCCTTCTGATGGGAAGATTAATTCAAGTGGGGAGGACGGGCTGAGCTTACCGCTACAATCCTTCTCGTACCTATGTCAACTCAACAAATCTCCCTGCCAATTAACGGTTATTGAGTTTGTCTTGTTGGGCTTGGTTCATCAACTAAGTTGGAACATCACATTTGAACAAGAACAAAAAGCAGACGCCATCCTTAATTATCTAGGTTTGAGAAATCTCGCCCCTAGACAGTTTTCTCAACTAAGTGGTGGTCAGCAACAGCTGGTTTCACTGGCGCAAGCTCTTGTTGCTGAGCCCAAGGTCTTGCTCTTAGATGAACCAACAAGCGCCTTAGATCTCAAGCATCAAGTCCAAATTTTAGACCTTGTTCGTCAATATACTCGAGCCAAAAATATCATCACAATTGCGGTCCTACACGACCTCTCTCTCGCTGCTCGATACTGCGACCATCTTCTCTTAATGAATGATGGTGAAGTCCAATATTGCGGTAAACCAAAAGATGTGCTCGATTCTGAAAGGTTGGGGCAAATCTATCAGATTCATGTGGACGTAGGTTGTTGCGTTCATGGACATACCCACGTCACCCCAGTTCGAGCTCTTGAAACGGATTAG